Below is a genomic region from Henckelia pumila isolate YLH828 chromosome 3, ASM3356847v2, whole genome shotgun sequence.
TATCTACTATATATTGTTGCAAAAGTCTACCAGTATGTAGTAAGAAAGATCTGTCATTATCTCTTATTTGCAGCTTATAACAATAATACTCACGACATGACACCGTTAACCTTTGGGTCTTTCTCTTATCAAAACCTTCAGTGTGTATGAAGTCATTTGCATTTGTGGAATTTCGGATATCATAGATGGTTTCACCACCACATGTTGGAGTAGGAGTTATTCTTTTTTGTCCTTGacctaattttttaatttttcgatGCCAGCCAGATTCTCCATTTGAAAATATAAGAGGATATTTCATAGGATCATAACAAGCaaaatagtatttaattatctGAGGGTGGCTGTATTTTGGATATACTTGTATGTGTTGACTTGTATATTGTTCGTCTTCATTCGTTTCTAGCCATATTCCGGCAATTTGAGACACATTAGGCTTGTTAAAGACGCGTTGGTCAATGATAGGATCAGCTTGTAGAGAAATTTTATATTCGTTAAGGTTATGAATACTATTAAGACTCCGGAAAAAATTTTCATATGGATTTATTGttaaaacatgaattattttatctacaaagtTTCCTTAAATTTTGAACTAATACACATCCGATTCAAGAGCTCATGTTCAGtgtcaaaaaaatataattgcaGATTTTTTAGGTTTTTCATTATTTGATGGTATTAATTGATCCATGAAATGATAAACTTGACCTTGTACACGAAATGTATAAATTCCAACATTTCTTGTAGCTAAAGATTTGTCACAATGTACGCCCATTGATGTGAATGCAAACATGTTATTGTAACTACGAACACAATTATTGAATTCTTTAGCATCTTGACTATTCCCAAGATATAGTTGGACTAACTCAGAAGGCATTTCTGTCGGCATCACAAAATTTACAATTTGGCACATCAGGCAATAGATCTGGACTGCTTACTATATATCTTAATGGATCAGCCTCAATATTTTCAGTGCCAATGGTATTTAGGTTTGTCAGTTGCCTTTGTTCTCTTCGTCGAGTATTTTTTGCTACTCTACGGTCTTCTAACCACACATATTTCCTTTTTTCAGATTTCATTGGCTTATTAACATCTAAGACATGTTCTTTTCCATTTTGTGACATTATCGCCAATTTCAACTATTAAACAATGTAAAATAGTGAAGCCCAAATATTCGCAAGTTTAATTTTGTCCAAAACAACTGTATAAAACACACTATGTTATAGAACTAAGTTTAGTAGCTAAGTATTTTTTACAGGTAAACAAAAAGCTAAAGGATAAAGCAGTGTAACCTACATATTCGTAAGTTTAATCTTGTTCGAACCTATGGAACAACACACTGTGAGTTTGTGATACAAAGCTAAGTTACTTATTAAAGTTGAGCAGAGAACTCaaaaaaaaacatgcatatattgtTACAATAAAATCAGTTTAACAGACTGGCAAATATTATACCTTGACAGATGGAGAAACAAAAGGGCACTTCAGAACTTTACCATCACTACGAGTTCCACAAATGTCATACATGGCACAGTACTATTCAGAATGTCTTTGTCTAAGAGCATGTACAAGGGACGATCAAGTTGAGCGATCAAGCCCAACTTGCTTGCCCCATTTAAATATTGCCCCCTCCAAGGGGCAATGATATTGCACGAGGAAACTTCCTCGTGCAATCAAGATTGTGGGCCCCGCGCAGAGAGTCTCCGCACGGTGAAGCCCACAAatcttgtttttctttttttttttcgcgCGGGCCCCACcaatattttgtttttctttttttttttttaatttttttttaaacatggtAGGGAGTTGatctattattttaatttataaaaattattttaattaaaaataaattgttacaaaaatcaaaaaatttaagaataattaataaaaaaatttaaaaaggtCAATgactatatttttcaaaatcaatgaaattttatttttagtgtcAAGTTTAAttcatgtgtttttttttcatgtttttttttattttggaatattatgtatggttttaaaattattttttttatttttttaaaaaatattattttttatttcttatttttatgtacatttttttaatgtagtttttaaatttaattatgtttatttttaatttgttatatttatgtgtatttttattatgtttgaaaaacattatttaattgtttaaaaaattattatttcaacATCACCACTACAACATCAACACACCATTGTAGGAACAAACAATGAAGTTATCAACGCTGACATCATCATGCGATCAAGTTATCAACTTGACCACATCAACTTCCTCATATCCTTGTACATGTTAATGATAAAAAAACATAGATATCAATCAGTAACGATCAATACAAGCTATCAATCTGCATACTCATCAATCActcattaaaattaaaaaattacagATTAGATTTTGagaaactaattattttaactgttgtTTGCATATCATACAAATATTCAAAACGAATCCTAAACCATCAAAgaaaatgttaaaaaataaatatatctgGCAAGCAACAACATGTTTATCTTAGTCTTGACAGATGAAGACTATGGTTCAAAACTTAGGTGGATATAACGGAGTTGAGGGGAGGGGGGGGTGGGGGGAACCCAAATTTAAAAGGCAAAAACAACTTGAATAATTTTCtgaatatataaattttgtaaCTCGATGCTCCAGCTAAGCTCCTGAATCCGCATCCTAGTCTAAACCGTTTATTAATGCACAAATCATCCGGTTTGTGTTCTTTGCTTCCAAGAAACTCACACAGTCCACTTTTTTCAACAACTTAAAAGACAATTTACTTCACCATGAAAATATTCAGCCTTTTAGAGCTGCTGTTGACCGTTACCCTCATGTTAAAATCAAATTTCAAGACAAAGATCTGAGTTTTGGCATCTACATCCAAATATTTCCCGAAGAGAAATAAATTACTCGGGACAATTCCAATCATTTCATAAGTTTCAAAAAACGATTTTAATTTTGTGTGAATTACATTACTCAGAGAAgtacaaaattcaaaacaaagatGTAGGACCAGAGAAGAGAACTAACCCAAACGAAGCTCTGAAGACCAGATTTTAGCGGTACAAAGGATGTGGGTTTGCAGCTGTATTCCATTAAAACCTATTTCAATTTTTTCTGGAAAAAACGGAAAGAAAATacccaaaacaaaaacaaaaacaaaaaaaagagaGCCAACCCGATAGAAGAAGGATCGAAGTCGACGGTATCGTATCTTGTTCAAGAAGCTGTGAGGAATAACCAGAAGTGAAGAACAAACCAAAGGAGCAAAACCAACGGAATCGAGAACCAAACACTCTGAAGAACAGATCTAAGCGAGACGGAGGAGGCCCAGACAGTTTAGAGCATGTACAAGGATGTGAGGAAGTTGATGTGGTCAAGTTGATAACTTGATCGCATGATGATGTCAGCGTTGATAACTTCATTGTTTGTTCCTACAATGGTGTGTTGATGTTGTAGTGGTGATgttgaaataataattttttaatcatttaaataatgcttttcaaacataataaaaatacacataaatataacaaattaaaaataaacataattaaatttaaaaactacattaaaaaaatgtacataaatataagaaataaaaaataatattttttaaaaaataaaaaaaaataattttaaaatcaaacataatattccaaaataaaaaacaaacatgaaaaaaaaaacacatgaaTTAAACTTgacactaaaaataaaatttcattgattttgaaaaatatagtcATTGacctttttaaatttttttattaattattcttaaattttttgatttttttaacaatttatttttaattaaaatcatttttataaattaaaataatagatCAACTCCCTaccatgtttaaaaaaaattaaaaaaaaaaaagaaaaacaaaagatTGATGGGGCCCGcgcgaaaaaaaaattaaaaaaaaaaaacaaaaacaagatTTGTGGGCTTCACCGCGCGGAGAGTTAATCTTGATTGCACGAGGAAGTTTTCTCGTGCAATATCATTGCCCCTTGGAGGGGGCAATATTTAAATGGGGCAATCAAGTTGGGCTTGATCGCTCAACTTGATCGCCCCTTGTACATGCTCTTAAGAGCATGTCCAACGGGGCGATCAGCCCAACTTGATCGCCCCCCTCATCACTCGCCCATCCAAGGGGCGAGGAAATCGCACGCGGATGTTATCCGCGTGCGATCAAGTGGTGGGCCCCGCACGGAGCCTCTCCGCGCGGTCAAGCCCAcccttctttattttttttaattttttttatgtgggCCCCACCATTATTGgttttctattatttttttaacgCGGAGCCCAccaattaataaaatttatcaaCGGCCAAATATTTCTGGCCGTTGATAAATAAAGGGCCAGAAAAATATGGCccgtttatttaaaaaaaaataataataaaaacggaacaaaaaaaaaaaaaagggctgGGATGTCTTCAACGGCCAAATCAATTCCAgcctgattttttttataaaaattattaataattcaaaaaaaaaatttaaaaatttcgaatttttttaaaaatattctaAAAAAGTACAAACggccataattttcaaaatccatgaaattttctataaatatactcattttcatttcattttaCACATTCTCTACTTTGTTTAAACATATTCACACACTAAATCTTTGATATTTTTCATGGCATACATGAGTTCTTCATCATCAGACGATGAAATTATGTCACATGATCCGATGATGGACGACTTTATCTCCCCACCACGTTCAATAACCCAGAAATTAATAATGAACGTTTGTACGCTTCAATCAGGGGAGTCAAGTCGCGTACGTGGCTACAAACGGAAATCAAAAAATCGAGAACGTGTTGCCGGGGCTCGAAGATTATTTAAAGATTACTTCGCCGACAGTCCCGTCTACAACGAGCATGATTTTCGAAGGCGATTCCGTATGAGAAGACCTTTGTTTTTGAGAATTATGGAAGCTCTACAGACCAATGTACCTTATTTTGTCCAACGGAGGGACGCAACCGGTAAACTCGGGTTGTCATCACTACAAAAGGTTATGGCTGCTGTTCGGATGTTTGCATATGATGTTGCAGGCGATGCTGTTGATGAATATTTGAGGATAGGTGCATCGACAGCACTGgagtgtttgaaaatattttgcaggGGGATgcatgagatattttctgaacAATATTTGAGGCAACCAACATCTGAGGACGTTGCTCGGCTAAATGCTGAAAATGCTAGAAGAGGATTTCCCGGGATGCTTGGAAgcatttattgcatgcattgggCTTGGAAAAATTGTCCGACAGCTTGGGCAGTGCAATATCAAAGTGGACATTAAAAAGAACCTTCAATCATACTACAAGCGGTtgcatcaaaagatttatgGATTTGGCATGCATATTTCGGCGTATCAGGATGCAACAACGACATCAACGTACTGGAGAGGTCCAACTTGTTCTTAAATCTTGCAAAGGGAGAAGCCCCTCCAGTTCAATTTGAGGTGAACGGGAATGAATATAACATGGGATACTATTTCGCCGACGGTATTTATCCATCTTGGGCCGCCTTTGTCAAAACTATCCCTCGACCCCTCTCGCAAAAACATAGGATTTTTGCACGATATCAAGAGGGGGTGAGAAAAGATGTTGAGCGAGCCTTTGGTGTACTCCAAGCACGCTGGCATATAGTGAGAGGTTCATCTCGCTTGTGGGATCCAATTGATCTAGATTATATAATGAAAACATATATCATTCTACATAACATGATTGTGGAGGACGGAAGGGAGGATATACTCGAAGATCACGATTTTCCAACTAGAGATGATGAACATGTGTCACCAAACGTTGTCCCTTCAAGAGATCCTACTGTAAAGTTCAACGTCTTTTTAAAACGACGTGTCAGTATTCGAAACCGAGAATTGCACCACAATCTTCAAAAAGACCTGATCGAACATATTTGGAATTTACATGGGGATGCATAGTGGAACTTGTCCACTTTTATTTACTTGTGTTAATTTTAATTGATGTACCtttttttttatgtgctttttAGTTTGGAATATTTTGTGCTTAATTTTAACTGATGTACCTTTTTTCTTGTGTGCTTTTTAGTTTGGaatattttgtgatttaaatttttttttatcggtATTTTTAAAcaatgttttttaattttttatatttatgtgcatttttattatgtaattattaaatttaattatgtatatttttaatttgttaattgtatttttattatgttttaaaatcattgtttaatagattaaaaaataatatttcaacatCACTACTACAACATCACCATACCACTGTACAAACATGCAATGAAGTCATCAACGCTGACATCATCATGCGATCAAGTTATCAACTTGACCACACCAACTTTCTCACATCCTTGTACATGCTCCAAAGCGAAGAACGAGAGAAGTGGTAATCACCGACTCCCTTACCACTAATCCTTCGACGTGTTGTTTCTTTTGGACAATGGTAATTGACGGGTTGACGCGTGGTTTTTTATTTACCTGGAACTGGGAGGAAACTGGCCCGTTTTGCATTCTTTACGCTTTAAGATATgtagatatagatatatatatatatatatttatttagtctATTTAATAGTAAgagataataaaaatattactaaaaaatcaaaaaaaaaaaaattattcttgttTAAAGCGGAACAACTTAAAACTTCGTATTAACGCTTTTAGTttatataaaagaaataaaataaaatctttccaCACTACACCTGGAACCCACCCGTTTGGTTGgagaaagaattttttttttgtttttttaaaaaattatatatatattaattttataaaattatggattaattttatattaaccCGGATGACtcgattttaaaaattaaaacattcCGAAATTTAccggaaatttttttaatctagCTTTTagttatttcatattttttaaaattttaaattataaaaacacttttaatattcatgaaaatcaCTTATTTTACTTTGAGACGATCTAATCCGTGAGACGATCAACCTAacctatatttataataataaataatatttttcgtataaaatgtaatacttttaaTAAATAACTCATATAAGAAACCCATCtaaataaaataacttttaaaaccgtctcatataatattttattatcttgAAAATCCTGACATCAGATAAACTACTCGGATGATAAACTACTCCGATATAAATTGAATTATCATGTAACATGAAAAAGGTATTTTctcgcatatatatatataatctcggGAGTTCTAGCCGTCTAACGTGTCCCCCGCGAATGCAGAcaacatatattatattatatatataatccatGTGTTACCCTCCATTCTTAGCCACCTCGAAACTCCTGCATGCCCACCCGTCATCACCAAATTCCTCCTCCTTAATTACTTTATCACCACAAATTAAGTCCAATTCACACCATTGAAAGTACCGTACGTAGCAATTAAACAAAAGCTAAATTAGCACATGCACCATGGCTGCAACTGATGGAACTGTGGGGGCGGGGGAGCAAATACCACCGGGGAAGCCGATGAGCATGGAGCAACACATGCTGGACAAAGGGGCTCAAATGTTGCAGTCATTAAAGCCCATCAATCACATGAATCAGCACGTATGCACTTTCGCTCTGTATGGCCATGACTTGACTCGCCAGATCGAGACTCACCATTATGTCACGCGAACCAACCAGGATTTCCTCCAGTGTGCTGTTTATGACTCTCATCAATCCAACGCTCGCCTCATTGGTTCTcattcatttaatttaattatatattcaatTTGTTCTCTAGCTTCTGATTTATAATTTCGTGCATGGTTCGTTGGTGCATGCCAGGAGTGGAGTACATAATATCCGATAAGATTTTCGAAACTTTATCTCCTGACGAGCAGAAACTTTGGCATTCCCATGCGTACGAGgtcaaattatataattaaattgtAAATTTCAGCTTGATTTTTTCATACCGTACCGATCATGTATTTTGCATGAATTAAGCTAGCAGATAAAATCAGGACTTTGGGTCAATCCGCGTGTTCCAGAGATGATGATGAATCAAGAACTTCAAAATCTTGCCAAGACATACGGCAAATTCTGGTGCACTTGGCAGACTGACCGGggtaatttatattaaaatcgaataaaaataaaaaaagactaACGTACATAAAAGATAATTAAGTGTGGCCGGATTAATATtggtcaatatatatatatattgcatgcAGGTGATAAGCTTCCGATGGGTCTGCCGGCACTGATGATGTCCCCTCAAGCAGTGAAGGAGGGGATGATAAAACCGGAATTAGTGGCAAAGAGAGATGCCAAATACAACATATCGAGAGATGATCTGATGAAGTCGAGGGTGGAGATGGCGGAACCGGAATGGATAAATCCTCAGGCAGACTATTGGAAGCAGCATGGAAAGGGTTTTGCCATTGATGTGGAGACCACCGAGATGAACAAAACGGCTCCTTTCCCTTGAAAAAATCCATATCAAAATACAAAATTAGCTGTTCCCCTGATGAATCTGTTTTGAGCTAATAttactctctttttttttttttggtggtgTAAATCATCATCGCAAGTAATGAAGTATAATGTATCTGTACATATATTCTAGCTttgatttaaatatttaatacatATGATATGATGGGGTTTATATATAGCTAGGTATTTTGCTCTAGCTcgttttcttgaaattttacgGAGAGAATGTGGTGCAAAATGTTTGAGAAATGAATGGAAGAATAAAATTTGGAGTTAAAATTAAGAACGGGCAGACTGAATTCCGAGCAAAGAAacatcaatcaaaatatcagaTATATAAGTCGATCGGTCTAAGCATCAAAGTCGATAACAAGAAGCTGTCCTGTCCGATCTGACAAAGTTCGAACGACAAGTATCTATAATATGTAAGAATTGATAAATGTAAATTAATCAAGGTCTTAATTAGTCGATCTTGCATGGGCTATAACAATATAACATCACTCAAAAGGGCATCAACAATTATAAAAACTTATGTAGTGTTACGTTACGTACTGTTATGTCAAAAAGTGAAAAACCCAATTCATTTTCAAAACTTCTCTCATTATCATAAATTTctccaacaattttttttatttatatttttttatttatcgttATTAATTTATAGTTTCatttattatgaataatataatTAGTACTTTTAATACATTGATTGATCATATACATTtatttatctaaaaataataattcgataaaaataaacttaaacttaATTGAGAacattaaaaaaagaaaaaaatagtaAGGATCCACACATATTCCAGAGGTAGAGCACAAAGGGCTTTGAATCTCATTACATCGCCTCCAATAGAAGTAAACATGGTAAAGTAATATTATAACCTTCTTCATATATGGATACAATAGTAAGAGATTTGACAGAGTTAACAAAATATTTCATAATAGTAAGAGATTTGATAAGATCGTAAAcaaaatatttcataaaataaaatagtagATCATTAATTGctttataattaaaaaactaATCATTTTTCATCGAATTTATAAtgtgttcatatatatatatgttcaagTAGTCGATTTGAAATTGGTGATCTTCTTGATTATCAAGTAGCACTCGTCCAATATCTTCCTACGTAcctatataaattttttttgcctCTCTTTTTTCTCATGGAGTATAGTTGTCCTAAGGGGTGATCAAATTTTTTTGAGAACCGCTTTAATTGCCCTAATTGAATTGCACTGCATCGTTttccatattttttttctttcaaacaaCGCGATTAAAATTATAAACCTTAAACCGCACAACATACCTGGTTCGATTAATTTTTTGGGTCAAAAACCGCACCAAACCGTCCCGTTTAAACCGCTTGTCATAG
It encodes:
- the LOC140890331 gene encoding uncharacterized protein; its protein translation is MNVCTLQSGESSRVRGYKRKSKNRERVAGARRLFKDYFADSPVYNEHDFRRRFRMRRPLFLRIMEALQTNVPYFVQRRDATGKLGLSSLQKVMAAVRMFAYDVAGDAVDEYLRIGASTALECLKIFCRGMHEIFSEQYLRQPTSEDVARLNAENARRGFPGMLGSIYCMHWAWKNCPTAWAVQYQRCNNDINVLERSNLFLNLAKGEAPPVQFEVNGNEYNMGYYFADGIYPSWAAFVKTIPRPLSQKHRIFARYQEGVRKDVERAFGVLQARWHIVRGSSRLWDPIDLDYIMKTYIILHNMIVEDGREDILEDHDFPTRDDEHVSPNVVPSRDPTVKFNVFLKRRVSIRNRELHHNLQKDLIEHIWNLHGDA
- the LOC140893207 gene encoding oil body-associated protein 2C — translated: MAATDGTVGAGEQIPPGKPMSMEQHMLDKGAQMLQSLKPINHMNQHVCTFALYGHDLTRQIETHHYVTRTNQDFLQCAVYDSHQSNARLIGVEYIISDKIFETLSPDEQKLWHSHAYEIKSGLWVNPRVPEMMMNQELQNLAKTYGKFWCTWQTDRGDKLPMGLPALMMSPQAVKEGMIKPELVAKRDAKYNISRDDLMKSRVEMAEPEWINPQADYWKQHGKGFAIDVETTEMNKTAPFP